A stretch of Cucumis sativus cultivar 9930 chromosome 2, Cucumber_9930_V3, whole genome shotgun sequence DNA encodes these proteins:
- the LOC101217117 gene encoding tRNA A64-2'-O-ribosylphosphate transferase isoform X2: MWRNWLKGGCFIVDSTRRGKRFPDSMSKTIPIWTCVLNRSISKHLNKIHGSSLELGEPSISDVLAENGKECAVGWDCSLHLPLWVSETEKAAIEERLEEWTKQLEDCGADVATLASILRKPLRPLWISQRSVIWLNEVPDHDFWDFTPIILVNASSSTGVVQQRTTTEFSWNYISGAGDDEESWARGLTPNLFWKHAHDLMSSGPDVCNQKVAEIVEKDRVYRALRGNDAPQISVKSQKGSSTQVPPIEQMLSFDISDAELDVKSSDGNCGLSWLGLTRLAVGSSQYAVTACDIDCILNCDQETLSVCLPVASAYLHLPLVMSKLDRFSLSRNLASAVDFAKLNLNQGKRLLVCCSNGEDISICVCLAILTSLFDEEGTFDCGKSFNNTLITKLEMKRRLVYICKFATNARPSRGNLRQVFNFLSGGRTD; the protein is encoded by the exons AAGGGAGGATGTTTTATAGTTGATTCCACTCGAAGAGGAAAGCGCTTTCCTGATAGCATGTCCAAAACAATACCCATTTGGACTTGTGTTTTGAATCGGTCTATAAGCAAACATTTGAACAAAATCCACGGCAGTTCATTGGAGCTTGGG GAGCCTTCCATTTCTGATGTGCTTGCTGAAAATGGAAAGGAATGTGCTGTTGGTTGGGACTGTTCCTTGCATCTACCCCTTTGGGTTTCTGAGACCGAGAAAGCTGCTATTGAGGAACGTCTTGAAGAATGGACGAAACAGTTAGAGGACTGTGGAGCTGATGTTGCCACATTGGCATCAATCTTGAGAAAGCCATTGCGCCCCTTGTGGATTTCACAAAGATCGGTTATTTGGTTGAACGAAGTACCAGATCATGACTTCTGGGATTTCACCCCCATTATACTTGTTAATGCTTCGTCCTCTACTGGTGTGGTTCAACAAAGGACCACCACAGAGTTTAGCTGGAACTACATTTCTGGAGCAGGAGACGATGAAGAAAGTTGGGCAAGAGGCTTGACTCCAAATCTGTTTTGGAAGCACGCACATGATCTTATGAGCTCTGGGCCTGATGTTTGTAATCAGAAGGTAGCTGAAATAGTTGAAAAGGACAGAGTATATCGAGCACTAAGGGGAAATGATGCACCTCAGATCAGTGTTAAATCTCAGAAAGGATCATCAACTCAAGTCCCGCCTATAGAGCAAATGTTATCTTTTGATATTTCTGATGCTGAGCTAGATGTAAAGTCTTCTGACGGAAATTGTGGATTATCTTGGCTTGGTTTAACTAGACTTGCAGTAGGCTCATCTCAATATG CTGTGACTGCGTGCGATATTGATTGCATTTTAAATTGCGATCAAGAGACCTTATCTGTTTGCCTTCCAGTTGCTAGTGCATATCTTCATCTACCTTTGGTG ATGTCAAAACTGGATCGATTTTCCCTGTCGCGAAACCTTGCTTCTGCCGTAGATTTTGCAAAGTTGAATCTTAACCAAGGGAAAAGACTTCTAGTTTGCTGTAGCAATG GAGAAGATATTAGCATATGTGTTTGTTTGGCAATACTGACATCTTTATTTGACGAAGAAG GAACTTTCGATTGCGGGAAATCTTTTAACAACACGCTTATTACAAAATTGGAAATGAAAAGACGACTCGTATACATCTGTAAATTTGCAACAAATGCAAGGCCTTCCAGAGGAAATTTGAGGCaggttttcaattttcttagtGGAGGAAGAACTGATTAA